ATTGCCGAATTGACTGCAGTGTTAGATACTGTTAAGTAGAGGTACAGCTTCGCTCCCATCACCTAGGGGCTTAGTAGAGGTGGCTTTGTCAAGTACTCCTTTAACTTGGCAAGGGCTTCCTCGCATTTTTCAGTCCAATGAAAGGCTTTCTTCAATACCTTGAAGAATGGCATGCACTTGTTTGTTGCACTAGAGATGAATCTATTTAGGGTTGCAACCTTTCCTATCAAGCTCTGCGCCTCCTTCACTATTTTTGGTGACCTAACCTCGATTATTGCTTTTACTTATCTGGATTTGCCTCTATACCTcgttgggacaccatgaatcccaaaaattttcctaaagcaACAGCAAAAACACACTTTGCAGGGTTTAACTTCATATTGTACTTGTGTAGTGTACTGAAGGTCTCCTTTACGTCGTCTAAGTGATTGGCTTTGTCCTTGCTTTTTACTAgtatatcatccacatacacctcCACATTCCTTCCAATCTAGTGAGAGAACATACGgttcaccaatctttggtaGGTGGCTCCTACTTTCTTCAGTTCAAAGGGCATGACTTTGTAGTAGTACAACCCTTAGCTGGTGAtgaacgaagtcttctcttgatcgtCTTCATCCATAAGAATTTGGTTTTATCTagagaatgcatccatgaaactcAAGAGCTTGTGTCTAGCAATTGAGTCTATTAGCTAATCAATCCTTGGCAAGGGGAAGCTGTCTTTTGGGCAGGCCTtattcaggtctgtgaagtcgacacacattctccacttgcCATTGCTCTTCTTTACCAAAACCACGTTTGCTAGCCAATCTGTATAAAAGACTTCCCTGATGAAATGGGCTTCTAGTAGTTTCTCTACTTCTTCAGTTACAGCTTTGTTGCGTTCTGGTGCAAATACTCTTTGCTTCTGCTGTACAGGTTTACATTTTGGGTTGATGTTGAGACGATGCTGTATGACCTTCCTATTGATTCCGGGCATATCCTCGTGTCTCTAGGCGAAGACATCTTAGTTTGCCCTTAAGAAAGagatcattttctctttctctactATTGGGAGTGTTGTTCCAATCTTCAATACCCTCAACGAATCTCTGGGGACGATCTCAACTTCTTGTGATGTTTCTAACGGTTCGAGAATGGGCTCTGGTTCATTAATCACCCATGTGTGGTTCTCGCCAGATGCTAAGGCAGCTTGATAGCACTCTCTTGCCAGAACTTGGTCTCCTCTGATTTCTCTTACCCCATGGGTTGTTGAAAATTTCACCTTCAAGTAATATGTTAACGTTGCTGCTATTAATCTGTTGAGTGCAAGTCTTCCCAAGATGATGTTGTATGTTGAAGGACAATCAACTATAAAGAAATCGATATTCTTGGTGACTAGCACTGGATAAGTTCCTACAATTACAGTTAGAGTGACGATGCCTCTAAGGATGACTCTATCCCCTGTGAAGCTTGCCAGAGGCAAGGTGAAAAGCCTGATCCTTTTCTTATCCAAATTCATCTGTTGAAATGCAGGCAAGTAGATGATATCCGTTGAGCTTCTATTGTCAATGAGCATTCGGTGGATGTTGAACTCTTTCACTCTGAGCATGATTACGAGTGGATCGTCATGGGGTTGCCTGAAGCTGCGACCGTCTCTCTTCGAGAAGAAAATATCAGGCTCATCATTCTTTGGCATCTTCATTGGAGGGAGCCATGAATAGATGCTGTTTATTTCCCTTTCCTATGCCTTTTTCAGGGTTTCAACGTTCCGCTTGTTGGTATCCCCTATCTCTAGAGTTCTGTCCTGGTCATCCTTTTGTTGGTACCTGTGTGGCTCTATCTTTTTTATGTGCTTTTGCAACTTCCCTTGCCGGATTAAAGTCTCCCCTTGGTCTTTCAAATGCCTGCACTCATCAATACGATACTCGTGGTCCTAGTGGAATCTACAGTACTTGCTCTTGTCTCTTCTTTCTATTGGAGTGCTAATTGGCTTCGGCCATTGTAGGGAAGGATCATCTCTTATCTGCATAAGGACCTGCTCAATTGGCATTATTAGAGGAGTGAAGTTGGTGAACTTGGGTTTCCTATCTGGAAGCTCCCTCTTTTTCCCCATGGTCTTTCCAACACTTCGTGCTCCTTCTTCTTATCACGACTGCTGCTTGTTCCTttgtctctcttcctttttcctttcatcTCCTTTGCGAGCACCGCATCTtctgcattcatgtacttctgaGCTTTACTGAGCAATTTCGTGACTGTTTTTGGTGCACTTTTAGTGattgagaagaagaaatctCCTGGCAACAACCTTGCTTGGAAGGTCGTTAATATAACTTGATCTTCAACTTTGTCTACCTACAGTAGCTCCTTATTGAATCGAGTGACGTATTGTCTTAGTGACTCTCCTTCTGCTTGCTAAATGTTGAGAAGATGACCAGTTGGTTTTTTGTGTCTTTGTCCCCCAATGAAATGACGAACAAAACCCTTGCTGAGTTGTTCAAAGTCTGTAATAGTTCCTGGGGGTATCTTATTAAACCATACTCTGGCTGTTCCCTTTAATATTATTGGGAATGCCCTACACATCACTTCGTCTGGGGTCATCTATAATAGCATCAGTGTCTTGAATGATTGGATGTGATCCAACGGATCCTTGGAACCATCATATGACTCTGACTATGGGAGACAAAATTTTGGTGGGAGGATGATTCAACACTTCATTAGTGAATGGTGAGTCCGTCCTTCGAATCATCTCATCCAAATTCTCTTCGCCTTTGTCCTTCATAGCACTTTTTAGTTCGTTCATCTCTTTCCTCATATTGCGAAGCTCATTCTCCACCCTGGTGGAGTCTTCTCCTGAAGTTCTGTCTCGCCTATTGGCTTGAGAGTTtgattcttcttcattttcGTTTTCACCTATTCGCAGACGTTCTGCGTTTTGGGATTCCATTGCCTTTCACAGTTCTTCATTCTAGCGAGTCAACTCTTCCACATTGGCCAAAAGGGCTTGGATTTGTTGTAGTTGCACAACATCTGGCTAAGGTCCAATCTTTGCTTCCATCTCGTACTTCAAGGAACTCTTTTGTCACTGGGAAAGATGGCTTGAATGATTAGCGTTCCCACAAACGGTGTCAAActaatgatgcaaaaaatcaacaGTTGAGCTCCTCGTTATAGCGGATGGACGATGCTATGAATGGGGTCGTCTCTATTGGAGAGAAACCTGCAAAATGAACTGGGTGGAAGAGTAACACGTCGGTGTGGCGTTAGCCAAACCGTctccgatgcttaagtcagTAAGGGAGAAAGATTCTAAAGAGAAAATGAGTAGAGAGTGATTTCGTAAAGTATTTATATGTACATTTAACTTCTgttatcttctcttttatagttgtatgCCTCATTGATGGGCAATGATGTCCTGCATTTATGCTCAACAGTTAGTGCGTTACAGAATCTTCATCTAGAGGTCAAAGCTCATTTTGTGACCGTTGCTCCGTCCATTACGTTTCGTCATCAATGATCGTAATAAATGCGTAGCGTCTTCTCTGGGTGAATGAAGATCTGCGTATAATGACGACCATAAATTTCTGGTTCATCAGTTCACTTGCTTCTTCTTAATTCTTGCACATCATTAAAAAGGCCTTTAGAAGAACCAATAAATTCATGcaacatcttttttattttttgaaagaaatacATGCGCAAATAATATAGCACGAACTATTTAGATACAATAATAGTATAATATTCTAGAACAACATAAGAAATCTTTGATATTAATTATTGCAAGCATAACCAATAAGCATACAATCATATGTTCGAAAAcctattttcctcattttagaCTCCAGTAGCATGACCAAACACCCCCACACTTTTAAGTATTCTAATTTAGGCTTGAGCCTTTCCCAAAATTGATGGGAGTTCTACCAATTTTCTTATGAGATGCCTTACTGTATATAGCAAGTCGAAAGAATGACTTCTCCCACATATTGGGAGATAGGCCAAGACTAAAAAGCATAGCATACATCATCTCTTTAAGAGctatattttttggaatttttgttaTCAAGATTTTCTATTGAGTTTTAATTGGTTCACTATTTTTACTTATGCAGCATTCGCAATACCTAATCTTTCCCTTCCCTACAACTCTTGCAAAACTAAAGTCTCCCAGATATATATTCTCTTCATTGatgattttcttataattaaGGATTAGCTCCTAGTTGGAGCAAAAGTTCTAATGGCCCCAATGTCCATTATCCATTTGGTCATGTTATTGACTAGATTCACTTTAGAGACAACTGCAATTGTCACCTTagattcaaagacaatataatgaTACTCATTGTGCATGCTTAATTTTTCTTCTACCAATTTGATGTCAAGGAATCTACCAACAATATCATTTTAAGTGCCTGTTTGGTAGCCCATTTTTTAGGGCAAAAAAGCATGTTTGTTATACCATAACGTGAAATTTAGcatttagtaaaattttagaATCAGGTATTTTGGCCCACTAAATGTGTTTCCGCGTTTGCTTATTGGACCTCTTGACATGCAATACCAAAATGCAGGAACTTTCCCAACATAACTATTAATACTACTATTGACTTCTTTGAATGATATCTCTAAATTATCTTGACTTTTTATTAAACTATCCATTTTACTCTCATTctctttttgcctttttgttgTCTAATGCtataatttcaataataaaaaaaaattgttccaaCTATtgtacaaaaaaattttacccACCAATAGTAATTTGTCACTtaggatttattataaaattattgtaaatatGTGATCCCGACATTAGTTATTATAATAAGCACAAAAAGAATTGATGAGTATGAtaattacaaaaggaaaaaaagcatTGATGAAGAGAATGTATATCTGGGAGACTtcataatcttttaaaaaagtcattaataataataaatagcaattattattattattattattattattattattgttatcatCATTAAGGACCAAATGAtttcttaataaaatcataatttgtAAAGATAATTATTGTGTATTCCATTATAAGGAAAATTAAATGTGTCATTTCTTATTATCACCGCATCCCCTTGGTGagatgatcactccacaagtataagtgcttttggagtgtgggaggcaagggttagggttcaagtttccaggagggaactttacacacatatacacttaagagtagaattctattttgtataaaaaaaaaaaagtgtcatttattattgaaaataagtcattaataatcttttaaaaaagtcattaataataataaatagcaattattattattattattattaaggaGGTGAAACCATTAGTTGGAAAATTTTCCcatatatattgtaatttttggtaatttacatCTTAAACCATAATTTTGATAAGTGCTAACCAAAtactcaattttttcaaaaaacattttttaataccttttaccaaacactctaCTGTTTAAAAGTGTTCAATTCCatattgcactttttgaaacCACCACTTTTCCAAAAAATCACAATATGAAAAAGctaaaccaaactcaccctaaagTTAGCACCTTCCATAAAATACCTCTATTTTAGAGCATCCCAGatttattttgcaaatttatAAACATAGAATATTTCAGATAAAGAGTTGAATTGATTATGTAAAATATGTTCTATACAAATAAGGTTGTCCCTTTTATATATTCGAATAGAGGCAGAATGAGCAGACTcataaatttaatcaaaatacACAACATTAAACATAACATAATCCACATGAATTGATTTAAGATAAATCAACATTCTCTCAGACCTCTTTTATAATGATTACCATCAAAATGTTTCCAGTTTAGACATAACAGTTGATGAAATCATATTAAATTACTAGACGGAATCACTTCTTAGAttgttagaaaataaataagagatTAATTAAAACAAGCTGATTTTAAGAACAAATTGAGAGGAAGAAAAACTTATCGGTGGTTGAGATTTGAGGCGTGGAACTTAATTTACTGTCCTAAGAAGTTACTTTGCCTCGCTGGGTATAATTTATCCTTGGTACAAAATTGGCTCCGGCAATCATCCCCCAGGATTCAATGGCAAGTTTTTGCTATGTGCACTCACAAACCAAGGCTTTGAACTCTCATTACTGCCCACAACAGTGAAGGAATTTGTAATAGATTAAGGGACACAACAACTGAGAATTTTATTGACCGCTCTTCCTCTTATGAGGAGAATATTACCTCTATCCTTATAGCTTCACAGGTTATAATTTTTAAGCTAAAACACTAACAAAGGCCGGCACAATTCCAAGCATATTCCATAATTGAAgtaattgagattttttttttttttttgtccacaaCCGTTACTAAAATTAAAGGAAATATATTAAGTTCATGTAAGGAAATGAGCAAATAGTGGAAGTAATTTCCGATAGTGAGGTTAGGTGAATAATAAAGCACCAGTTGTCATTCATTCTTTTCCTTAAATTATTTCCAACAACTATTTACATTTTTAGTGAGATTAATCAATATTGCTGAAGTGTCGAGATGAAGTAGGAAGGAGCCAAAATTTGGGAGAAAGAAATATAAGGGGTTGAAAGGATGCTCATCGAGTGATGGAGTTGGCCGGTGTAATTATCAATACCACTCCACTTATATTGGTTAAAGTTTATGGTAAGACACTAGCTATAATCAATGCAAATCTGAAACTATTTCAACATAAGGGAAACTAGTGAAGTTGAGCAAGGATGAATTGATTTTGTTCAATCTCAAGTATAataatttacttaatttttgttattagtgTGAGAAAGTGAGACACAATGACATGGAATTCCACGAGAGAGAAGGCGTCCAATTTGACAATAACAATTCATATGACTACGGTCCATGGTTCATGGTTGAATTAGGAAGAAAACAAGCTTCCAAGAAAACAACCACATCACTAACAGAAACAATAGAGAATACAAGTTTGGATCAAGATGGCTGTGTAGAACTAGTGTTGAGTGATAGAAGCTGAAGATTGACCTCGTTAATATGCTCCTCGTCAGTGTCAATGGACGAGCTTCGGTACCTACTGTTAAGAAAAGAAAGGCAAAGGAAACCTCACTAGTGTGGTGCCAGTTGAGAATACTCTGATGCCAAAGTCAGCTAAATGGCTTTGGAAAGAATTCTCTCACAAgtgtctccctctctctctagtttttCAAGTGTCTTCACCTGAGCTCTATCCTCCTTTTTCTAGTTTGCCTCAGGTTGGTGCAGTTATGTCTGTTAATGCTGCTCTAAGTTTTTTTCTCCTGAGAGAAATGTAGCATTAATTGGCAATGATGATTCCCTTTAAGGTGTAACAGATGACCGTTGGGCCATCATTACTCTTGTAACTGTTCTAGCCCTCTCATTGCTTGCTAGCTGCCCTGAGGGTATTTATTTATATCAGTAATGAATGATGGTTGGCCTCATCTACAAGGACAACGTATAGCGGAGGTCTTGCCCTTACTCTCGTTCCTGGCTTAAATGTGGCTAAGATCGTCTTTCATTTAGACGATCTCCATTGGATACTCGTTAGTTGCCCCCATTATTCCTTGGTCATAAATACGCTGGACGATCTTAGGAATGTGACTGGACATGACATTTCGTATCTTTTCAATTCCCGAAATTTGGCTTCTTGTTTTAAATGCAAAACGACTACTCTTTAGGAAATGAACACGTGTTGGTCTTCCATTCGTGGCGCATGTAAGGCTTCCTTGATTTTAGTGCGCCTTAATTCCAAGTTTTCCTTTTAGAGAAAACCGTTCCTCTTCCTCCACCCTATTTGGTTTGAACTTCAGAGCATTGAGAAGTCTCCGTTCTTCAAGATTTCCTAGTAAGGCCCCTTTTCTTTATGCTTTGATGGTTGGTTTTGAATTCCTTAGTCGAGAGTGACCCTTGCATGCTCTTTTTAAGTCTTGTTCCTTGAAAGAGAGTCATTTGAAGGGTTTTAGGAAAAGGTTTCAATTTCCCAAGGGTACCTCTGTTAGACTGCCTTGCCTGTGTGAGAAAGCTTGCAACTTTTCCCATAAGGAGGTGTGTTTTTACGAAGCCGATTTTCTGTGTGGCCTTCGCTTCCCCGTCGATTCGTTCATTATGCACCTCCTGAATGAATTTCAAATTGCCCCAAGTCAACTCGTCCCTAATGCTTGGAGGACGATCATAACTTGTATGTCCATCTGGATGTTTGCTTGTGATGGGGAAATGATAACTTTGAACGAATTCTTGTTTTTGTACTGTCTGAAAGCTTCTACCCATTATAGGTATTTTGTACTTCTGCCTTGGGATAGGAAATCTAGGATTGTTAGAGGTTTTCCCTTGTCCTTTCATGATTGGTAATCacgatacttttttttttttttctggaacGGGTTGGGAAACCCTGTCTGACGATTTCTGGGGGGAAGTCCCTAGATTGCTACGAAAATGGGAAGTCCCAGTGCTTGGTGCGTATTTCCATTATCTTCTCTTGCTTTTCTTCCAACTTGTAATTGTTTGTATAGCGATGTTTTCCTTGTAATTCTCTACGGATCTTGATCGTCCTGATTTGCAAGATAAACATCGTCACTGGGTTTGTGCTGCCTTTGACTACGCCTGTGAAATAGAGGATTTGACGACCTCGTTGATCCTTATCACTTGTTCGACTGTAGTTTAGGTCCCGAGCCTTCAAAGTACGTATTGGAAAAGATTCGCCGAAAGGAAAAGAGTAAGATCGTTTGTTCATAAgttctttatcttcttttgtcCTTATTAGCTTCGTCTGTACCCTGCCTGATTGTTttcttgcttctttttcttttagtagAAACGACCACTAGATATAGCAAAGAGAAGTATACTCGTATCAAGAATTTGAAGAATGAGCCCTTATCCAATCTGACTGCTAATTCGAAGAAGAGGAAGTTAGACAAGGAGAACGGTGAGACTGCTGCTCCTCTGCTTGTTTATCTTACCCCTTCTTCTCCTATTTCGTCTGTAGAAATGACTACCTTCACCCCTCCAACTGCCCGTGCTAAGGGAAAAGGCAAAGTTGGGAGGAGCGTTTGGGACAACCCTACTACTGCTCTGGGCCATGCTCACAATGTGATTACTGACGATGAACTCAAGGGTTTGTTGACCATTCCCTCCCACGAGCTAGTCATTCGTCATATCCATAAATTAGTATAGGTATGTGGCCTTCCCTTTTCATCAtccttttgatatttttttgtaCAAGCACTAGCGCACAATCCCACTTTTTATTCGTTTATTTTTGTCAGGTCCTTGGGGAATGATTGCGCATCACGACTAATTACTTGAATACGGAGGAGAAGGTTGTGGTGGCTAATTCAAAGGCAGGATCCGTCGAGGTTGAGTGCTCCAAATTGAGGAAGGATCTAATTGACGCTATGAATGAGACGAATGATGcaaatgagaaaataaagaagCTTACTGAAGCCCTACGCGTGGAAAAAGCGCTCATCGTCCAAAAGGACGAAGAGATTCAAGCTACCCTCCTACGAATTGacatggagaaagagaaagtCATTCAGGCATTCAAGCAGTCAGATGAATTCTCAGATCTTCAGTTTATTCAGTACTTTAAAAGGTTCGAGCTCCTGCGTCGATGGACCATGAAGCATTACAGCTTGGCCGTGGACTTCTCCAATATAGACTTCGAGAAAATTGATGCCGAGGTACTTGCAGACGAAGCCAATGAGCAGGAAGAGACTGAAACTAGTGTGGTGATGGAGAAAGAATCAACTGGGAAGGACGTTACTGAAGGCAAGGATGCCAACAAGCCTGCTGCCCCTCTTCcgtattttattcatttttttttctttctttgaaaaacAGTGGTTGTCCCCTTGTTTAGGGGTTATGTTTTTTAAGTACAATGGTTACCTCTTGATTTTGAGGCTTTAGGACAAATATTTTGCTGCTTTACTCAAGCTTTCAAACTTGAACTTGTGGTTTTTTATTGATTAGATTGTGCTTTTTATCATTGAACTCGTCAAGTGATGTAAAGTCTCTATAACATGTCTTCATTCATTTATGTTAACAAAGATCTTATCCTCGTGATTTAAACTTAAAgtttttatcaataaatttgtattttaacttTGTCATCGATATTGACGAGGTTTTTATCCTTGTGATTTAAACTTGGTGTTTTTATCactaaatttggattttaacTTCGTCATTTATATTGACAAGGTTCTTATCCTTGTGATTTAAACTTGATGTTTTTATCACTAAACTTGGATTTTAACTTTGTCATTTATTTTGACGAGGTTTTTATCCCTATGATTTAAACTTGATGTTTTTATCACTAAGCTTGGATTTTAACTTCGACATTTATATTGACGACGCTTTTATCCCTATGATTTAAACTTGATGTTTTTATCACTAAACATGGATTTTAACTTCGTCATTTATATTGACGAGGTTTTTATCCTTGTGATTTAAACTTGATGTTTTTATCACTAAACTTGGATTTTATCTTCGTCATTTATATTGATGAAGCTTTTATCTATGTGATTTAAACTTAACATTTTTATCACTTTGCTCATGATTTAAACCCATCAGAGTTTTTATTATAACTATCGCACTTTGAACTTTTCTTTTCGATTGAGGGAGATTTTCACCATGGAGTATTTGACATCAAAGAAATAGCTTTGCAGACGTTTTGTCTCTTTAAGTCATCCTTGTTTGTAAAAAAGGGGTTACAAAGGTAATACTTCACGAAAACACAAAAAGTGCTAAAAATAGagtattgaaagaaaaaaggataaatgcataaaaacaatgaaattgaAGTCTTGCTTATCTGTGGACGAATAAACGAGATGTTCCAAACCCTGGAACTTATTAAGGCCGATAGTTCGGTCCCTTATTTGTAGTATTTTTTGAGATGCTCTGCATTCCAAGGACAAGGCAAAGGTTTTCCATTCGCATCCTCTAAGTAGTAGCTCCCTCTCCTTGAATAATGGACGACCTTGTATGGGCCTTCCCAGTTAAGGCCTAACTTCCCTTCGTTTGGATCTTTGGTGGCTTGTGAAACCTTCTGCAGAACCATATCTCCAGGATTAAAACACTTCAGCTTTACCCTTTGGTTATAGTACCTCATCATCCTCTCCCGATACAAAGTCATCCTCTGAGCTGCGTTGTTTCTGACCTCGAGTAAATAATCTAGAGCTAGCTTGAGGCCCTCGTCATTGCTATGTTCGTCATAACATGTCCTTTTGAGGCTTGACACTCCAACTTCCACAGGAATTACTGCTTCAGTTCCAAACGCCATCTTGAAGGGTGTCTCGCCCGTTGGCGTCCTCACCGCCTGTAAGCCCATAATACCCCTCGGAGCTTATCAGGCCATActccttttgccccctcaagttGGGTTTTGATCAACTTGAGCAAAGTTCGATTTGTGAATTCAGTCTGGCCGTTTGCTTGTGGATGTCCAGGGGAAGAATAATGATTTCTTATCCCTAGTTCCTTGCAAAAATCCCTAAACTTGTAGTTATAAAATTGTCGTCCATTATCGGAGATGATGAGCCGTGGAATTCCGAACCGACAAACGAGGTTTTTCCATACAAAGTGTTGTATCTTGGCCTCTGTTATAACTGCCAAAggttctgcttccacccacttcgtGAAATAATCAATAGCGACTACTGGGAATTTTACCTGCTTCTTACCAAGGGGTAGGGGGCCCATTATGTCGATTCCCCATATGGAGAATGGCCATGGTGAGGTGATGCTAGTCAAGCACTCTGTTGGGACATGTTGCACATTTCCAAATCGCTGGCACTTGTCACATCTTTGAACTACCTGAGCTACATCtttctgcattgttggccagaaATATCCTGCACGAAAAACTTGTCCAACAAGTGACCGTGGTCCAGAGTGATTTTCgcaaattccttcatggatCTCTCTTAGCACATACTCAGCATCTTCTAGATTGAGGCACTTTAAGTAAGGCTGTGAAAATCCCCTCTTGTAGAGCTCATCGTTCAGGATGGTGAATCTGGACGACCTTACCTTGACTTTCTTGGCTTCTGAGGGATCTGCAGGGAGGTTACCATCCTTAATGTACGTGATTATTAGGTCCATCCATCCTTTTACTGATTGAATGTAATTCACGTCAAACCCCTCAATGCTTGGGAGGTGCTGCACTTCCATGTACAATCCAGGCCGTCCTTCATTGGTACTTGACAATGCTAACCTAGCAACTTCGTCCACTTCCGAGTTGTCCTCCCTTGGTACCTGAGTGATCTTGACATCATCAAAGTTAGAAACTAACTGATTAGTCAATGTTAAGTACTTTTTCATCCTATTCCTTGGCCTCGTATTCGTTGGTTATCTATCCTACCACAAGCTTTGAATCAGAGTTCAGTTTAAGTTTCTTACACTCAAGGCTTTTGTAATACTCATGCTCATCAGGACagcttcatactctgcttctTTATTCGTAGTTGGGAATTGAAGCTAGACCCCGTATCTGAGAATGTCTTTCTTAGGGGATAAGAGGACAACTCCTACTCCGCACATTCCTGATGCTGATGACCCATCTGTATTCACCATCCAGTAATCTGATTCTGGATCTTGATCAGCCACAGTAAATTTGGCGACAAAGTCCGCCAATGCATGGgccttgattgttgttttaAGCCTATAATCAAAGTCAAATTAACTAAACTCCACAGCCCATTGGACCATTCTCCCTGCTGCGTCTAGTCTACCTATTGCCTTTCGTAGAGGTTGGTCCGTCATAACTAATATcgtgtgtgcttgaaaatagggaTGGAGCTTCCTTAACGCGATGATTAGCGTAAAGGCTAACTATTCTATCCTTGGGTACCTTGCTTTTGCGCCCTAGAAGGCCTGACTTGTGTAATAAACTGGCTTCTGAATCCTGAGCTCTTCACAGATCAATGTCGAGCTCACATTTATTTGGGAAACGACTAAGTATAGGAATAAATCTTCTCCTTCAACGGACGTTCTTAAGAGGGGTGGTTTGGATAGGTAGTCTTTAAGGGCCTGGAAAGCTTCTTCGCATTCCTCTGTCTATTGaaaagcttgcttcaatgttttgaaaaatggtggCTCTAGAGACGAACCTGTTCAAAGCTACTACTCGTCCTGTTAGCCTCTATACCTCCTTCACACTTCTTGGGGAGGTCATGTGTAATATAGCTTTGACTTTCTCTGGATTGACCTCCATACCTCGTTGTGAGACCATGAATCCCAGAAACTTGCTTAATGAGACCCCAAATGTGCACTTCGTTGGATTCAACCTCATCTAATACTTCCTCAGTATGTCAAAAGTTTCTTTGAGGTCGTCTAAATGGGATTCTACTTTCCTACTTTTTACAAGCATGTTGTCCACATAAACTTCCATATTCCGTCTAATCTGCTTGCTAAACATCTAGTTCACCGACCTctggtaagtcgcccctgcattcttcaggCCAAATGGCATAACCCTGTAACAGTATAAACCCTAGCTAGTAACGAGGGCTGTTTTCTCGTGGTCTTCTTCGTTCATGCGGATTTGGTTGCAGCTTGAGAATGCGTCCATAAAGGTTAGCAGCTCATGGCCGGCTGTTGAATTTACTAGCTGATCGATCCTGGGAAGTGGAAAACTATCCCTCGAGCAAGTAGGGTTAAGATCTATAAAGTCAATGCACACGCGCCATTTCCCATTGGCCTTTTTCACCATGACGATGTTGGCTAACCATTCAAGATAGTAGACTTCCTTAATGAACCCAGCAGTCAAAAGCTTCTTTACATCTTCCACAATAGCTTTGTTCCTTTCGGGAGCAAAAACTCGGCGCTTCTGctggacgggctttttagtagGAT
This genomic stretch from Castanea sativa cultivar Marrone di Chiusa Pesio chromosome 9, ASM4071231v1 harbors:
- the LOC142608943 gene encoding uncharacterized protein LOC142608943 codes for the protein MPKNDEPDIFFSKRDGRSFRQPHDDPLVIMLRVKEFNIHRMLIDNRSSTDIIYLPAFQQMNLDKKRIRLFTLPLASFTGDRVILRGIVTLTVIVGTYPVLVTKNIDFFIVDCPSTYNIILGRLALNRLIAATLTYYLKVKFSTTHGVREIRGDQVLARECYQAALASGENHTWVINEPEPILEPLETSQEVEIVPRDSLRVLKIGTTLPIVEKEKMISFLRAN
- the LOC142608944 gene encoding uncharacterized protein LOC142608944 encodes the protein MAFGTEAVIPVEVGVSSLKRTCYDEHSNDEGLKLALDYLLEVRNNAAQRMTLYRERMMRYYNQRVKLKCFNPGDMVLQKVSQATKDPNEGKLGLNWEGPYKVVHYSRRGSYYLEDANGKPLPCPWNAEHLKKYYK